In a single window of the Pseudochaenichthys georgianus chromosome 16, fPseGeo1.2, whole genome shotgun sequence genome:
- the LOC117461514 gene encoding syntaxin-12-like, translating into MSYMSADSSSWSQPRDFSSLIHTCSSNIQKISNNSGQIKNLLNQPGLRQESSELKEKLQQLQHYTNQLAKETNRHLKELGSLPPPLSPSEQRQQKLQRERLMNDFSSALNNFQVVQRRAAEREKESVARARAGSRVLGDGGNVTDQLVTYEGEDEWGESQTQTEEPPVTEENLETIRERETNIRQLEANIKDVNQIFKDLAVMIHDQGEMIDTIEAHVESAEVHVDRGTVQLQKASYYKRKSRKRMCILTMVLSLVLIIFIIIIWQALK; encoded by the exons ATGTCCTACATGAGTGCAgacagcagcagctggtcccagCCCAGGGACTTCAGCAGCCTCATCCACACCTGCAGCTCCAACATCCAGAAGATCAGCAACAACT CTGGTCAGATCAAAAACCTCCTCAACCAACCCGGGCTGAGACAGGAGAGCTCCGAGCTGAAGGAGAAGCT CCAACAGCTCCAGCACTACACTAACCAGCTGGCTAAAGAAACCAACAGACACCTGAAGGAGCTGGGCTCCCTGCCCCCCCCACTGTCTCCATCAGAACAG AGGCAGCAGAAGCTCCAGAGGGAGCGCTTGATGAATGATTTCTCCTCAGCCCTCAACAACTTCCAGGTGGTTCAGCGGAGGGCGgcggagagagagaaggagtccGTGGCCAGAGCCCGGGCCGGATCCAGAGTCCTG GGAGATGGAGGCAATGTGACTGACCAACTGGTCACATATGAAGG tgaggatgagtggggtGAGAGCCAGACTCAGACCGAGGAGCCCCCGGTCACTGAGGAGAACCTGGAGACCATCAGGGAGAGAGAGACCAACATCAGACAGCTGGAG GCCAACATCAAGGACGTGAACCAGATCTTCAAGGACCTGGCTGTGATGATCCACGATCAGGGGGAGATGATCG ACACCATAGAGGCCCATGTGGAGAGTGCTGAGGTTCATGTAGACAGGGGCACCGTCCAGCTGCAGAAGGCCTCCTATTACAAG AGGAAGTCCCGTAAGAGGATGTGCATTCTGACCATGGTGCTGTCGCTGGTgctcatcatcttcatcatcatcatctggcAGGCACTCAAATAA